Proteins encoded within one genomic window of Couchioplanes caeruleus:
- a CDS encoding IS110 family transposase, with protein sequence MAQVIIGVDPHKRSATIEVITTREKTVGQGRFNTDRVGYQAMLAAGRQHKDRLWAVEGCNGIGRHVAQRLVADGETVIDVPAKLSARARVFATGQGRKTDPVDARSVAVVAVRTEGLRRVVTDDTTVALRLLVDRRDQLGRARTEVVSRLHHLLLELVPGGAKKDLSAQQARALLNTVRPRAVVGKTRRWLASELIHELVVIDRKIKIAKQELTELVSSTGSRLMDLTGIGPSGAARLLGDIGDIVRFSSRAHFASWNGTAPIDASSGEQNRHRLSRAGNRRINRALHIMAIVQLRRDTEGRRYYRRRLAAGKTPMEALRALKRRLSDIVYRLMVADAKLLRTGPGGHMGATSKSSAADPNPKIDTSEKSLPGPAEPHFRAPLPTTS encoded by the coding sequence ATGGCCCAGGTCATCATCGGCGTGGACCCGCACAAGCGTTCCGCCACCATCGAGGTCATCACCACGCGGGAGAAGACAGTCGGGCAGGGCCGGTTCAACACCGACCGCGTCGGTTACCAAGCCATGCTTGCCGCCGGCCGCCAGCACAAAGACCGCCTGTGGGCGGTCGAGGGCTGCAACGGTATCGGCCGGCACGTCGCCCAGCGCCTGGTCGCAGACGGCGAAACTGTCATCGATGTGCCGGCGAAGCTGTCCGCCCGGGCACGGGTGTTCGCCACCGGGCAGGGCCGCAAGACGGACCCGGTTGATGCCCGCAGCGTCGCGGTAGTCGCCGTGCGCACCGAAGGCCTACGGCGCGTTGTCACCGACGACACCACGGTCGCGTTGCGGCTGCTGGTCGACCGCCGTGACCAGCTCGGCCGGGCCCGCACTGAGGTGGTCTCCCGCTTGCATCACCTGCTGCTCGAACTGGTCCCCGGCGGCGCGAAGAAGGACCTTTCCGCTCAGCAGGCCCGCGCTCTGCTCAACACCGTCCGTCCCCGCGCCGTGGTCGGCAAGACTCGCCGCTGGCTCGCCTCGGAATTGATCCACGAGCTTGTCGTCATCGACAGGAAGATCAAGATCGCGAAACAGGAACTCACCGAGCTGGTCAGCAGCACTGGCAGCAGGCTGATGGACCTGACTGGCATCGGGCCCTCTGGTGCAGCCCGACTGCTCGGCGACATCGGCGACATCGTCCGGTTCTCCAGCCGCGCTCATTTTGCCTCGTGGAACGGCACTGCACCGATCGATGCCTCGTCCGGCGAGCAGAACCGACATCGCCTGTCGCGCGCGGGGAACCGGCGCATCAACCGGGCGCTGCACATCATGGCCATCGTCCAACTGCGCCGTGACACCGAAGGCCGCCGCTACTACCGGCGCAGGCTCGCGGCCGGCAAAACCCCGATGGAGGCCCTACGCGCGCTGAAACGGCGTCTGTCCGACATCGTCTATCGGCTGATGGTCGCCGACGCCAAGCTGCTCAGGACGGGTCCGGGAGGACACATGGGGGCGACTTCGAAATCCAGCGCGGCCGACCCGAACCCCAAGATCGACACTTCGGAAAAGTCACTTCCCGGACCCGCCGAACCCCACTTTAGAGCACCGCTGCCCACCACCTCTTGA
- a CDS encoding IS110 family transposase, with product MSAAYDEQQYVGIDLHRRRSVIVRMDQAGQRLESKRIDNDPMALAAEIAKAGEHPQVVLEATYGWYWAVDVLQDADAQVHLAHPLGVKGFAYRRVKNDVRDAADLADLLRMGRLPEGWIAPPAVRELRELVRHRAKLVAWRSGLKASIHAVLA from the coding sequence GTGTCAGCAGCGTACGACGAGCAGCAGTACGTCGGGATCGATCTGCATCGGCGCCGGTCGGTGATCGTGCGGATGGACCAGGCCGGGCAACGGCTGGAGAGCAAGCGCATCGACAATGACCCTATGGCCTTGGCGGCGGAGATCGCGAAGGCCGGAGAACATCCGCAGGTGGTGCTGGAAGCGACCTACGGCTGGTACTGGGCCGTCGACGTGCTGCAAGACGCCGACGCACAGGTGCACCTGGCCCATCCGCTGGGAGTGAAAGGGTTCGCCTACCGGCGGGTCAAGAACGACGTTCGTGACGCCGCCGATCTGGCGGACCTGCTGCGGATGGGACGGCTGCCCGAGGGGTGGATCGCCCCGCCGGCGGTGCGGGAGCTGCGGGAGCTGGTGCGGCACCGGGCGAAGCTGGTGGCCTGGCGCAGCGGGTTGAAAGCCTCGATCCACGCGGTCCTGGCCTAG
- a CDS encoding transposase: MGDVTRFATPAHLTSWAGLTPKHRESDTVVHRGPITKQGQRGAK; encoded by the coding sequence ATCGGTGACGTCACCCGGTTCGCCACGCCGGCGCATCTGACGTCGTGGGCAGGGCTGACGCCCAAGCATCGCGAGTCCGACACGGTCGTGCATCGCGGGCCGATCACCAAGCAGGGCCAGAGGGGTGCCAAATGA
- a CDS encoding serine hydrolase domain-containing protein has translation MFDARWVSRRWFKAAAAAVMVVVTVSVGHVAWGGDAPHGYGQAQLQRDLDAIRDTGVSGVFAEVRSGQRRLSGTSGVADFDAGGAVDPDGYFRMGSNTKTFVAVVVLQLVRERRMSLDDPVERWLPGVVTGNGNDGQAITVRQLLQHTSGLHNYAEDLSQRITSVAEYQKLRFESFAPDQLVGIAMAHAPKFAPGQGFSYSNTNYVLLGMIIERVSGRPWNVEVHNRIVRPLGLRHTIAPGDSADLPDPHASAYLFLDAQTRVETADAAVNWSDAAGALVTNADDLSRFWSAIGRGTLLRRAEQDEMRRTVPATTFEEDQPGTRYGLGIQWTPLSCGGGYWFHDGDVPGFSTKNGVSADGRTTVVISISTSADTPTHDAAWKLIDNVMCRRL, from the coding sequence GTGTTCGATGCACGATGGGTCAGCAGGCGGTGGTTCAAAGCCGCGGCCGCGGCGGTCATGGTCGTCGTGACGGTTTCCGTCGGGCACGTCGCGTGGGGCGGCGACGCCCCGCACGGGTACGGGCAGGCGCAGTTGCAGCGGGACCTGGACGCGATCCGCGACACCGGGGTGTCCGGGGTGTTCGCCGAGGTCCGGTCTGGCCAGCGCCGGCTGAGCGGCACCAGCGGCGTGGCCGACTTCGACGCCGGCGGCGCTGTCGATCCGGACGGGTACTTCCGGATGGGCAGCAACACCAAGACGTTCGTCGCGGTGGTCGTGCTGCAACTCGTGCGGGAGCGCCGCATGTCGCTCGACGATCCGGTCGAGCGGTGGCTGCCCGGCGTGGTCACCGGCAACGGCAACGACGGCCAGGCGATCACCGTGCGGCAGTTGCTGCAGCACACCAGCGGCCTGCACAACTACGCGGAGGACCTGTCGCAGCGGATCACCTCGGTGGCGGAGTACCAGAAGCTGCGGTTCGAGTCGTTCGCGCCGGACCAGCTAGTCGGTATCGCCATGGCGCACGCTCCGAAGTTCGCGCCCGGGCAGGGGTTCAGCTACTCGAACACGAACTACGTGCTGCTCGGCATGATCATCGAGCGGGTCTCCGGTCGGCCCTGGAACGTGGAGGTGCACAACCGCATCGTGCGGCCGCTGGGCCTGCGCCACACCATCGCACCCGGCGACTCGGCCGACCTGCCGGACCCGCACGCCAGCGCCTACCTGTTCCTCGACGCGCAGACCCGCGTGGAGACCGCCGACGCCGCGGTCAACTGGTCCGACGCCGCCGGGGCGCTGGTCACCAACGCCGACGACCTGAGCCGGTTCTGGAGCGCCATCGGTCGTGGGACGCTGCTGCGGCGCGCCGAGCAGGACGAGATGCGGCGTACGGTGCCCGCCACCACGTTCGAGGAGGACCAGCCCGGCACGCGGTACGGTCTCGGCATCCAGTGGACGCCGCTGTCCTGCGGCGGCGGGTACTGGTTCCACGACGGCGACGTGCCGGGATTCAGCACCAAGAACGGCGTGAGCGCCGACGGCCGCACCACCGTCGTGATCTCGATCTCGACGAGCGCCGACACGCCCACGCACGACGCCGCCTGGAAACTGATCGACAACGTGATGTGCCGCCGCCTCTGA
- a CDS encoding transposase produces MTWPRHYPSDTSDAEWQVLAPHIPAGTGRGRPIIYPRRDIVDAIRYLDRTGCQGDALPADFPHHKLVYHYFQRWTADGTLTRMHNHTRTGPPARRRP; encoded by the coding sequence TTGACGTGGCCACGGCACTACCCGTCGGACACCAGCGACGCCGAATGGCAGGTCCTCGCCCCGCACATCCCCGCCGGCACCGGCCGCGGCCGTCCGATCATCTACCCGCGCCGCGACATCGTCGACGCCATCCGCTACCTCGACCGCACCGGGTGCCAAGGGGACGCCCTACCCGCCGACTTCCCGCACCACAAACTCGTCTACCACTACTTCCAACGCTGGACCGCCGACGGCACCCTGACCCGGATGCACAACCACACGCGAACAGGTCCGCCAGCACGTCGAAGGCCGTAA
- a CDS encoding transposase — MAPAMMGRAIRWDLIAEQYDQMIKYATAIRTGTASTEAILRRFTRAASHSTYQAMLEVGRAVKTIFVARYLRDRDLQREIHDGLNVAEGWNGGNQVLFYGKGGDIATNRRDEQELSVACLHVLQAAVAYVNTLLVQDVLAEPAWADALTAEDRRGLTPLFWTHVAPYGEVKLNMTKRLALRGEGRAG, encoded by the coding sequence TTGGCGCCGGCGATGATGGGCCGCGCGATCCGCTGGGACCTCATCGCCGAGCAGTACGACCAGATGATCAAGTACGCGACGGCGATCCGGACGGGGACCGCGTCGACCGAGGCGATCCTGCGCCGTTTCACCCGCGCCGCCTCCCACTCCACGTATCAGGCGATGCTGGAGGTCGGCCGGGCCGTCAAGACGATCTTCGTGGCCCGGTATCTGCGCGACCGAGACCTGCAACGTGAGATCCACGACGGGCTGAACGTGGCCGAGGGCTGGAACGGCGGCAACCAGGTGCTCTTCTACGGCAAGGGCGGCGACATCGCCACCAACCGCCGCGACGAGCAGGAACTGTCCGTGGCCTGCCTGCACGTGCTGCAGGCCGCCGTCGCCTACGTCAACACCCTGCTCGTGCAGGACGTCCTCGCCGAACCGGCCTGGGCCGACGCGCTCACCGCGGAGGATCGGCGCGGTCTGACCCCGCTGTTCTGGACGCACGTCGCCCCGTACGGCGAGGTGAAGCTGAACATGACCAAGCGGCTGGCGTTGCGGGGCGAGGGCCGCGCTGGGTGA
- a CDS encoding MBL fold metallo-hydrolase: MTEHAQVPVRVFGGPTALIEYAGLRLLTDPTFDAPGDYELGPGLVLTKTAPSATSPAELGRVDAVLLSHDQHPDNLDTSGRALLSDVPMVLTTASGAQRLGGTARGLAPWDSIELASPDGGTVTVTATPAQHGPKGCEPITGDVIGFILSADGQPTVYISGDNASVDVVKEIATRVGRVDTAVIFAGAARTPFFDGALVTVDGSLAAEAAQILGARHVVPAHTDSWAHFTETREQFQAAFDAAGISDRLQLG; the protein is encoded by the coding sequence ATGACCGAGCACGCCCAGGTTCCCGTCCGCGTCTTCGGCGGTCCCACCGCCCTCATCGAGTACGCCGGGCTGCGCCTGCTCACCGACCCCACCTTCGACGCCCCGGGCGACTACGAACTCGGACCAGGGCTCGTGCTGACCAAGACGGCGCCGTCCGCGACGAGCCCGGCAGAGCTGGGCCGAGTCGACGCCGTCCTGCTATCGCACGACCAGCACCCCGACAACCTCGACACCTCCGGCCGCGCCCTGCTCAGCGACGTACCGATGGTCCTGACCACGGCCAGTGGCGCCCAGCGCCTCGGCGGCACCGCCCGCGGCCTCGCACCCTGGGACAGCATTGAGCTGGCCAGCCCCGACGGCGGCACTGTCACCGTCACCGCCACACCCGCGCAGCACGGCCCCAAGGGCTGCGAGCCGATCACCGGTGACGTCATCGGGTTCATCCTGTCGGCCGACGGCCAGCCCACCGTGTACATCAGCGGCGACAACGCCTCTGTCGACGTCGTCAAGGAGATCGCCACCCGTGTCGGGCGCGTCGACACCGCGGTGATCTTCGCCGGCGCTGCCCGGACTCCGTTCTTCGACGGTGCGCTCGTCACCGTCGACGGCTCCCTCGCCGCCGAAGCCGCGCAGATCCTCGGCGCCCGCCACGTCGTACCAGCCCACACCGACAGCTGGGCACACTTCACCGAGACCCGCGAGCAGTTCCAGGCCGCCTTCGACGCCGCCGGAATCAGCGACCGCCTCCAGCTCGGCTGA
- a CDS encoding ABATE domain-containing protein, protein MSPAPGADRYVALDFANSVVTVAGGHVLDLLDTPQAANRWLTERDLAPAEAGMREQCAAQLRRLREHIRSLIAAVVAGRPAPGSAIEAINEAMTRVSTAAVLRWDSAHGLHRQAAHPTTQIVEHALAVLAADAAELLTGDDAQLLTACGSPPCRRYLLRTHRRRHWCSVRCGDRARAARAYARRAARPGEASPAPVEVQAP, encoded by the coding sequence GTGTCACCCGCTCCGGGCGCGGACCGTTACGTCGCGCTGGACTTCGCCAACAGTGTGGTCACCGTGGCCGGGGGCCACGTGCTCGATCTCCTCGATACTCCCCAAGCCGCGAACCGATGGCTGACCGAGCGGGACCTGGCGCCAGCCGAGGCCGGCATGCGAGAGCAGTGCGCGGCGCAGTTGCGCCGCCTGCGCGAGCACATCCGCTCATTGATCGCCGCTGTGGTCGCCGGGCGCCCTGCACCGGGCTCGGCGATAGAGGCGATCAACGAGGCGATGACCCGCGTGTCGACCGCGGCTGTGCTGCGCTGGGACAGCGCACACGGGCTGCACCGGCAGGCGGCGCATCCCACCACGCAGATTGTCGAGCACGCTCTCGCCGTGCTGGCCGCCGACGCCGCCGAGTTGCTTACCGGCGACGACGCCCAGCTGCTTACGGCGTGTGGGTCGCCTCCCTGCCGCCGGTATCTGCTGCGCACTCACCGGCGGCGGCACTGGTGTTCCGTGCGCTGCGGTGACCGCGCCCGGGCCGCCCGGGCCTACGCCCGACGCGCCGCCCGCCCCGGGGAGGCCTCACCTGCCCCGGTAGAGGTGCAGGCGCCCTAG
- a CDS encoding metal-sensitive transcriptional regulator, translating into MDEDLAVGPHGYSAEKQVLLARLKRVEGQVRGLQRMVDEDTYCIDVLTQISAASRSGVVTHAACGLTTGLSPPRSSGPSDHRRAATRSAQRPRPRAARDGRGCMNAPPGKGGAFICS; encoded by the coding sequence ATGGACGAGGATCTGGCGGTGGGTCCGCACGGGTACTCCGCGGAGAAGCAGGTTCTGCTGGCCCGGTTGAAGCGGGTCGAGGGTCAGGTTCGCGGGTTGCAGCGGATGGTGGACGAGGACACCTACTGCATCGACGTGCTGACCCAGATCTCGGCGGCCAGCCGTTCAGGAGTGGTTACGCATGCAGCTTGCGGCCTGACCACAGGGCTCAGCCCACCGCGTTCCAGCGGGCCGAGCGATCACCGGCGCGCAGCGACGCGATCCGCACAGCGGCCTCGGCCGCGTGCGGCGCGAGACGGGCGCGGATGCATGAATGCACCGCCGGGAAAGGGCGGTGCATTCATCTGCTCATGA
- a CDS encoding CPBP family intramembrane glutamic endopeptidase, with protein sequence MSHTISAPPLDDAASGGPRRPLSPARARRDVWLFLGIVMTATAVISTAVLRGGSVALVLLLMWTPGLASVVLRLAGRQGFADVSFRFYLRRSWPWYLTVWLMPVAVGGLAYSAAWMTGMVDMAAGVGGAAVARTVLGALTVGVPLAALTALGEELGWRGFLVPRLAQAGAPRPALMTAVAWWLFHVPLILGGVYASGSRPWLHALIFGIVILSLSGLAGWSRLATGSVWPAVLLHSSWNAVIQSAFDASTAGAGPRAAGNLWVGESGLFVAAAALLVTGIAALILRRSTPAGPSS encoded by the coding sequence GTGTCCCACACCATCTCTGCGCCGCCTCTGGACGACGCCGCCTCCGGCGGTCCTAGGCGGCCGCTGAGCCCTGCACGGGCCCGGCGAGACGTCTGGCTGTTCCTCGGCATCGTCATGACCGCCACCGCGGTGATCAGTACGGCGGTACTACGAGGTGGCTCGGTCGCGTTGGTGCTCCTGCTGATGTGGACGCCGGGCCTGGCATCGGTGGTGCTGCGGCTCGCCGGGCGTCAGGGATTCGCCGACGTGTCCTTCCGGTTTTACCTGCGCCGCTCCTGGCCCTGGTATCTCACGGTGTGGCTGATGCCGGTGGCGGTCGGCGGCCTCGCCTACAGCGCCGCGTGGATGACCGGCATGGTGGACATGGCCGCCGGCGTCGGCGGCGCAGCCGTCGCACGAACCGTTCTGGGTGCGCTCACCGTGGGCGTACCGCTTGCCGCCCTGACGGCGCTGGGTGAAGAGCTGGGCTGGCGCGGCTTCCTGGTACCACGACTGGCGCAGGCAGGCGCTCCCCGGCCGGCGCTGATGACGGCCGTCGCCTGGTGGCTGTTCCACGTCCCGCTGATCCTCGGCGGAGTGTACGCCTCCGGCTCACGGCCGTGGCTGCACGCCCTCATCTTCGGGATCGTCATCCTGTCGCTCAGCGGCCTCGCCGGCTGGTCGCGGCTGGCCACCGGCAGCGTATGGCCCGCGGTGCTGCTGCACTCGTCGTGGAACGCGGTCATCCAGTCCGCGTTCGACGCCTCCACGGCGGGCGCCGGCCCGCGAGCGGCGGGCAACCTGTGGGTCGGCGAATCCGGACTCTTCGTCGCCGCCGCGGCGCTGCTCGTCACCGGCATCGCCGCCCTGATCCTGCGACGATCGACACCGGCAGGTCCCTCGTCATGA
- a CDS encoding serine hydrolase domain-containing protein: MYRRHPLPPTDLSGARRPSRAARTLTALAAVGGLALAGVAPAAPAHAGKPFGAVEADLNRLVAEQGFPAALVNVRGRDGETRDLTAGVAELGKRRKPPVDGRVRIGSNTKTFVAVVVLQLVDEGKIKLDDSVETYLPGLLRGDGIDGRQITVRQMLQHTSGLPDYSHHIRDYRSTYFEPRDLLDVALAHKAGPTQWRYSNTNYVVAGLLVQKVTGRPIAEEITRRIIKPLKLRDTYFPAQGDKTIQGRHPHGYQADEAGTPRDVTEMDPSVAWTAGQMIASPSDLNRFFAALLSGKLLAPAQMEQMRTTVPAIQPGLPAGSRYGLGLLSKPLPCGGIYWGHGGDIDGYETRGGVTDDGRGVSLVVTVSPSGPNALGAVAAVEEAVATTLCR, encoded by the coding sequence GTGTACCGTCGTCATCCCCTGCCGCCGACCGATCTTTCCGGCGCCCGGCGCCCGTCGCGGGCCGCCCGAACATTGACGGCGTTGGCCGCGGTAGGTGGCCTCGCCTTGGCCGGCGTTGCGCCGGCTGCGCCCGCACATGCCGGCAAGCCCTTCGGCGCCGTCGAAGCCGACCTCAACCGTCTGGTCGCCGAGCAGGGGTTCCCTGCCGCGCTGGTCAACGTCCGCGGGCGCGATGGCGAGACCCGCGATCTCACCGCGGGTGTGGCCGAGCTCGGCAAGCGCAGGAAGCCGCCGGTCGACGGTCGGGTGCGGATCGGCAGCAACACCAAGACCTTCGTGGCCGTGGTCGTCCTGCAACTGGTCGACGAAGGCAAGATCAAGCTCGACGATTCCGTGGAGACGTACCTGCCGGGGCTGCTGCGCGGCGACGGCATCGATGGTCGACAGATCACCGTACGGCAGATGCTGCAGCACACCAGTGGCCTGCCCGACTACAGCCACCACATCCGCGACTACCGCAGCACCTACTTCGAGCCACGGGACCTGCTAGACGTGGCCTTGGCGCACAAGGCGGGGCCGACGCAGTGGAGGTACAGCAACACCAACTACGTCGTCGCCGGACTGCTGGTGCAGAAGGTCACCGGCCGGCCGATCGCCGAAGAGATCACCCGGCGGATCATCAAGCCGTTGAAGTTGCGAGACACCTACTTCCCCGCGCAGGGCGACAAGACGATCCAGGGCCGGCATCCGCACGGCTACCAGGCCGACGAAGCGGGGACGCCGCGCGATGTCACCGAGATGGACCCGTCCGTGGCCTGGACCGCCGGTCAGATGATCGCAAGCCCGAGTGACCTCAACCGCTTCTTCGCCGCCCTGCTCTCCGGCAAACTGCTAGCGCCGGCCCAGATGGAACAGATGCGCACCACCGTTCCCGCCATCCAGCCGGGACTGCCCGCCGGCAGCCGCTACGGGCTGGGGCTGCTCAGCAAGCCACTGCCCTGCGGCGGAATCTACTGGGGCCACGGCGGCGACATCGACGGCTACGAAACCCGCGGCGGCGTGACCGACGACGGTCGCGGCGTCAGCCTCGTCGTCACCGTCAGCCCTTCGGGCCCGAACGCCCTTGGCGCCGTCGCGGCGGTCGAAGAAGCTGTGGCCACGACCCTGTGCCGGTAA
- a CDS encoding transcriptional regulator: protein MTADLDPIIHPTHRLRICAMLVAGSTLELSVIKEHLNLSPSALSKQVAALVDAGYVKQERLGSDTRRVWLSMTRRGLKAYKGHVAALREIVNATTVPSVN, encoded by the coding sequence GTGACCGCGGACCTCGACCCGATCATCCACCCGACGCACCGGCTGCGTATCTGCGCGATGCTCGTCGCCGGCAGCACTCTGGAGCTGTCGGTCATCAAGGAACATCTGAATCTGAGCCCGTCGGCACTGAGCAAACAGGTCGCCGCCCTCGTCGACGCGGGTTACGTGAAGCAGGAGCGTCTCGGCTCGGACACTCGGCGGGTGTGGCTGTCGATGACACGCCGGGGGTTGAAGGCGTACAAAGGGCATGTCGCCGCGCTCCGGGAGATC